GATTGATGGTTGATGGTCCCACTAGGCAGTGGCTGACGGTGGTGGTTGATGACCGGAGGCGGTCAACGTGGGGGCCTGGTTCAGGCACTCCCCTAGTGACCATCACTTTAGTGATGATAACTGTTCTGTCACttattcaagattgatttggcCACAAAGAAAGTACCAATAACTCGAAATATTCATTCAAAACAAAGTCAATACATGTAATGAAATCGATATGGAAGATAGAGCTTCTAAATGCTTGCTCCTACTAGGGATGATAGTATTGCAATAAAGCATAGACTGTTTGAATCATGCTTGCAAGCGTCGCCACAATAGCTAGGCCTGAAAGAACTGACCATGGGTTGTCATAAAAAGCATATAGGAGTTTGTATGCAACAAAGATAGGCCCGTTCATACTTAAGAGACTCGTTTAAAATCGTGAAGTGCAACTCTAGATAGCTTCCCTTGACATAGAAAGTAGCATTCTTGCACACATCTCCGAAGAAGTATGCAACATCCTCATTGCTCATGCCGTGATTCAGGATGACTTTACGATCACATAAAAGTTGTACATCATTGACTGTGTGAATGAGGTATCCCATGAACGCAGCATAGGCAGTTATGTGCCCATCCCCTTGGCCACACCACTGTTCAAAAGCAACCGTGTTGGGGAGGATCCAATTGAGATCATCATCTATTGTTACTTTTGGAATTTCAATGATGCTGTGCTCGCGGTCAAACTGGATCTCTAGAAAGGTGCTAGCTGCCCTCTGCTTGAATTAAATTCCCACACGACGGACCTCGGAAGCAGATTTGATCAGATGATGAGACGACCTCTTATTTACTGGATAAATGTCTCGTTGATCCCATGGTATTAAACTCAGACGAAATGAATCAAGTAAATGCACTCCTTTTTTAGATTGCTCCGCCTTTCCCATACATTGCCAAATACTTCCGGAAAGCAGCTGAAGAAATGGAAGGCAAGATCGGCCAAGGCCAAGGTTCCTTTAGGAACATTTGCCATTTCAAACAAATCCTCGAGAACAAAGTACGGGACCTGGTTCTCGAGCCAAAGAAGGTCCCGCATAATGGAAGCTAACAGGTATGAATTTTTTAACGAGGGATCAATCTGTATGACCCCCTGCCATTTGACGGAGGAACTGAATGATGAAGCATCCGTCAAGAGCCATCATTTTCACAAGATCAGGTCCACTGAAACGGTCGGTGCTTTCCGAGTAGCACTTCCGAATCATTTCCACTTTCGGCTCCAATGTATCGATGGGGTCTTCAAGTCCGACACCATGTGGTTGAGTTTGGTCCAGCATGCTTTGGAGGTATCCCCATGGTGTTATGGGCCAAAGAGACGATGCGAGGCCGGCAGGCCTTGGCGTTTCCTCCCGCAAGTGCCCGGGGCACTCTGAAGACGCTACATCTACTTTTGCCTGCTGATACAGTCAACAATTTTGGCGCTGCCTCAATATCTTGTGACATGGAAGGCAATAACTGTTGCTTCATGAGCTTGATCTCATGTTTTTGGGCGGGTGCTTGATGACCTCCTCTGTTTTTGTCCATGCCGATTCAAATTGTAGAATCTGCGTGAATTTCTTGctggaatttcaatagctagaTAGAGAATCGAAATTCCTagcgaaaaaaagaagaagaaagagaatcgAAAGGATGTCAAGAGCAGTGCAGTGTATCCTATGACAAATGTCAGGGGACAAGCTTGACTTACATGTAGTAAAGTCATCGAGTGCTCATGAGCTGTCGAATGCTGATTGACAATCATCATCAGGCGATAGATCGACCATGAATGTTCATGGCCGTCTGTTTTGTAAAAGAAATGACTACGTGTTAGTGAAAGAGCAAAGCGATGGTGACAACTCCTGAAATTTTTCCCCAGTAGTGGTGCTTTCCTGATACACGTTACTCCTGAAACTGGCCTCCTTACTTCGGCTttcatgagaaaaataatatctTTTACCTGCCATATACGGTTCtaagaaagaaattgaatcCTTAAGATATTCTAATTGACGCACATACAGAGCTTGTAATGTTAAAACTGTATTATTCTACGCAAAATCGATACTTTTAAAAGATTaggttttataaaattatgaaaaaatacatgattttacatgtttttatttgtatagtttgaaaagttccattttttttgctaaataaaaatataattgggAAAGccattaaattttcaaaaactttttttttttttttggtcctacTCGATCCTACTCTAACATACACTCTCAGATTTTTGCCCCGCCTCCTTgcaggcgtgggagtcgaaacccactcccgaaatgaaatcgtccccaccccaagcCCCCTTGAGAAGGTGAGATTTaaaccccccacctcccccttcaaagttggaagggtggccactggtaGGGATGCgcagttcccggttccttacaggttccgcttggaacctggaacctaccctcggatacagatttatcattttttggaacccgAAACCTACTCGTCAAAAACaagaacccggaacctaccccgTCACGGGTTCCGGgtcggttctaggttccaacaggttccaacaaattttttttttcatttttagtttaaaaaaatggaaataaatgcagcaataataaacaaacttgtcattcatcaaagagaatataaCACAAACAGCAAACAACATCTTAgaagcaataataaacaaactgtTTTTACACTCACGAACAATCCAGTAGTTCGAGCACATGATGGATGAAACGTGCTCTAACAGTGACCATAATTGCTCGTATATATCATCTTCTGGCGCCACCTCTCTAGGGTTATGAGCACCAACGCccaaattgtttttcttcacTTCACCAGCCATGATTGGATCAGCAATACCACTTCTGGAGCTTCCAAGATCCTCACCTGCTCAATTAGCCAGGTGCACCCATTAGCCTCTTCCCCTCCAATCATAAGCGATAACGAATGCAATTAAGAAGTCAGACACTATAAGACGAATTCCTCATTCACCACCATTGTTGGCTTAAATGTCACAGGACAGTAAGTTTCCCCATACTCGAGCCATTTAGGAGCTATAAATGGTACTTAACAAATCGACACATTCATATGCACAGAGAAGATGAAAACTTCAGTACATCATGCACACATGAATGATTAAGCTGCTTGAGCGAAACATTTATCCTAACAAAAGGATCTAGCAACATCAAAACTGCCTTATCTTTTGGATGTAATGAAACCAAGAGTCatagggaatagaaaaaaagaccTTTCCACCCcatttttgacaaaagcttATGGCCAACATTATTAGCCAGAATCCTAGCCCTTTCAGCAGCCTCTCTAGCAACCTTTGGGCAAAGGCATCATTACATGAAGCCAAAAACCTTTCAAGCTCTTCTGGAGGAATGAAGTCGCCCATGTGATGACCTTTCTTGGCGGGTCCTATGAAACAAAACACAAATATGTCATCTCAACTAAGATGCATATAGCAAgacacaagaaaacaaaaataacgcCCGCTCGCAAGGAATTGAAAAGCTAACCTTGAAGAGAAGGAGGTGGAGGCATTTCGTATTTCGATTGTCTAGGTTgtctcctcctctcctcttggGCAGCCTTTTTCATGTAAAATTCCATCATTGCTATAGGATCTGCACTTGCTGTGGAACATGACTCGCCTGTGTTCAACAAAACTTGATCATACAACATGTTTAATCGTGCTCACTTAAAAATGCCAAGAAAGCATGGACCGCAAAATGTCTCTGTAGCATGTTGCAATTGAACCACAAAGTACTCACATAGATATTCAAATAATAACACCACTCACTAGTCAATGAATTTTGAGTTGTTTCAAGTAAAATAACATCATTAGATTCGAAGACAACctgaaatcaatttgatttaaaGATAATGATTACATCTAACAAGTTTTTAGAATGTGATACAAGGCACCACATTGCATAATTATAACGTAAGCGAAGCAATCAATGGTTTCAGTACATTCAGCTTTTCAGATGCTGCTCCATTTTACTTTATTCTCTTACATACAAACATCAGATGATCATATTTGTCACTTATCTAGAAGGAAGTATATAAGTAAATTAAGCCAAAATCAGATGAGATGGCAAGTGAAACGAATGTGTAATCACCATTCCTATCCGAAGCAACTCTAGAACCATTTGTAGCTTCATACAATGCTGAAGCAGGAGTTTGGTAATTTGAGCAGTTGGCCTGGCCGTTGATCCTTTGGGAGGCAGCATTCGATCTTGACTCTGGTATACCTACTCCACCTGCAAAAGGTAAACAGGAGATTAAAACAACTAAAGAAATTTACAACAAAGAATTCTAAATAACCAACAAAAACAAGAATGAGATAAAAAAGAACTCAGTTAGATTCTGGATGACTTGCAAAGGAATATTCAACCATTTATAGAATGGAAGATGCACTGATAGCAAATAATGTAAGCTGCAATACAGAAATGCAAAGGCACAGCCAAAATGAGCAGTATCAGCCTGAAACATGAAATCTAAAATGCAAAGAAACCACCACATAACTTTCAGGAAAGATCTTCCAAGCACACGTGGTGCAATGATCACTATCCCTGCTTTGCACATATATATCAAACCACTGAAAATTATTCGGCCATGCAAagctacaaaaaaataaagttttccCAAACAAACTGGGTCTGAATTTGAATTCCCAGCTGCTCATTATATAATGGATCCCGAGATCGTCGTCTTTGGATTTACAATGAATTGTTAGAGTTGTTCCGGCTGGCAAACTGTTACAAATTATAACATGCGTTCTACCCCAAACATCTTCCACACAACTTATGAGCaacaaagaacaaacaaatatgaGTTTCAAAATGACAGAGAGAGAACACTCACAAGAAGAGGTAAGCGCAGAGGTTAGCGGTGGCGAGGGCGAGCGGTGGTGGTCGagggcgagcgacggtggcgtcgagggcaagCAGCGAGCTGTAGCAGCGTCGCTCAGGGAAAGCTCGGAGTTGAGCGAGGGCGCTGCGGGTCGCAGGCTTTGGGGCACGGTGAAGGTAGAGTTGCGACATCGCGGGCTTCAGGGCACAGCGAAGGCAAAGCAGTGGCGTCGCGAGCTGCAGGCGAGGCGCGGTGAAGGCAGCAGCGGGTGGAGCAGGAGCGACGTCGATGCGGGCTGCAGGCGAGGTGAGGCGCGGCAGGGATGCTACTTGGTGGCGTCGAGCAGAGGGCGAAGAGAGAACAGAGGTCAGAGTGTCGTGAGACACCGAGGGCGAGTGTTGTGAGAGTAATTTGGGGCACGGCGAAGGCAGAGCAGCGGCGGTCGTggctcaacccacggccaagggggaAGAGCTCGGTTCGGGCGGAGGTGGTGACGATTCGGAGCAACGACGGCCTGGATGGCCGAGCTAGCggcggcaagaggtggtgatggtggcttgAGGACAGCGGTGGTGCCTCACAACAGCGTGGACAGCGAGACAACTTGTCGGGCTCAACGGCGAGACGGCTCGTCAGACGAGCAGTGGGTGGtggggttcggtggccaagaggtggtggtgagtagggtgTGGGGCAGCGATGTGGTGGTGGGGGAAGCAGCAGCcggcgagaggaaggaagaagaagaagaagaagaagggggtttggccgagagagggggaaagagagagagagagagagagagagagagagagagaggagagagagagagagagagaggaaaaggaaaaagttgggGGGCagggaagtgacgtgaggaggaaaaatgggagaaaaagagagagaaaaaaagaaagggaaagggaaagggggaagATTGAACAAAAGGGGGGGGAAATGATGTGAAGgggattaggtttttttttttttttaacttggcCGGTTCCGGTTCTTATGGGAACCGGCCCCCTTAggcgggaaccgaaccggaaccttcggttcggttctcccgttcccggttctacccgagaaccatgctcaccctagCCACCGGGGAGAACCCcagtgatttaaaaaaaaaaaaaactgaaaccCACCATATTCTCTCCTCATTTTAAATTACCTCATTCGCCTCTCCTTTTTCTCAACTATCATCCGGCCCTTGACTCTAGAAACCCACCATATTCTCTTCTTATTTTACTCGCATCAACTCAAAGGTTAGatttaacatttaaatgagCAATTATGTGAAAAGAATAAACTCATAAAGGCTCGTGCTTTTTCCGTTCATTTTTGCACTTCTGATGCCCCTATTACCTTAAATTGATCACACTATCTCTTGCAAGTGCcagatttagattttttttttttttttaccttttttcttctctttctttggaaattctgcatttagaattgacaaaaaatatgcATTTGCCAATGGTTTGATTGGATTGTCTCATAATGCAATTACAATTGTCATAATTTCCTTGTCAACGACTAATTATTCCACTTGATCAGccatactttttaattttgttaatgtagtcctaaacttttgggTTATATTTCAATGTAGTCTTTCTTGCTAATTGTCATTGAAAATCGTTGACGTGGCATCTAATCATTGCCGGCGTCCTAAGTGGcatgctaatgtggacaatttattaatttccacATCGTAATTTGCGATGGCTAATGGCAGGAAATACTATATTTAAATATCACGGAATTGTGTAGGACTATAACATAATTAGAAAGTTAAAAGTGAATTgatatttgtaaaatttgtttaagactaattgataattttctcaaatatttaaataatcattCATTCAACGACACATGTATAAGCATTTTTAGAAAAAGTACATTAGGAGTACCGTAACTTTTATATGATGCTCATTTGAGTgccttaaatttgaaaaatcaatcactttagTGCTATCGGTAATTTGTCTTGCCAGAAAATCTAATGTGGATGTTAGTTGTCCTACGTGATATAATTGGAGCTAACGtggataattaataaaaaaaatcacaaataaaaaataaatccacGTCGGAAtgggaaataataataaaaatccatgTAGGAAGATTTGCGGAAAATTGCACTTAAATGATCGATTTTATTCTAATGTGGTATTTAAGTAAGCggggaaaagagagaggtcATAGCACTCTTACTGAACTTGTCCCTAGCTCTACTCTGTATAACTTTTCATGTACAAaagatatatttttaaaataaggtGGAGttcgactaaaaaaaaagaagttacaaaataaaaacttgatttaaggttctaatattttatatagataCCCATAGATGCATGAAAAACTTTATCCACTTTTCATATTCTAAAGTTACCCATCTCAAATGTGAAATATAAGAAACTGACGTGTCCGGAGGTCAAATATCGGATTTTAATGCCTGTATAGTCCTCGATATTTTCTCACAACCTGCTGGTATTTTTTGAACTCTTTCATTCTCTCAACTATTATCAAAACAAGTTGCAATGGCTTCTTCTAACTTCTTCACCCAAgcttttgttctcttttataAATAactgcatcttttttttttaccaatttaaagAAGTCATTAACGATCTTTTGTTGGAAATGCCCTTTATTTGATCGAGTTGATAGACCATCTCCTCCTTTCAACGACATTTGGAGACGCATTGGAGTCCAACAGCAGCAAAAAACACACCAACATGTTTCTCAACTTTGAAACGTTTCGTTTCATCTTGGAGGCTTGCTTTCacgtcctttcttcttgcttcaTTTTCTAGTAGGTCTCCATGTAAACATGGTTTTGCTCATATTCTTTGATTGGTTGTCGTTATCGTATGGTTCAGGCACCGGTTTTAATTGATTGTTGGTTTTTCTTAACGGACCTCACTGGTTAGATCTGCAGCTGGTTTATTTTACCTCTTTGTAGTTTGTCCATTACATATTCCTCACGCGATTAGTGCGCTCTTGAACAGTGTTACTAATGACCATCGATGTGATCCATCTTGAGGAATTAATAAAATTTCCAGGTGAAAAGACCTCTGTTCTTGCCTTTTGTTCTGCTTTTGTCTGGGGGTTCATCCTATGGCAGAGAACGTGAAATGAACTTCATTTCTACAATTGACTCGTGAAGAGAGGAATTTCGCCATGTACATATACAGCTTTAATTGTTTAAAGGAAACCATTTGTCTCAGTTGacattcttttttcattgttcttGGTCATGGCATACCAAGAAAAACTCCATGCTTTTGCTCACGCTTTGAGATTTGCATTTGGTGGATGTTAGGAGGGCAGTCAAATGAGATTGATGAAATCATCAATTTGGTTGTTGCACAAAAGAACGAGCCTTTGATTGAATGAGTCGGTTACAATTGACGCCTTTCCTCCAAGAAATATGGGCTTTTTTCGTCTTTTATTTGCTTATGGAAAGTCAGAagaaattttctcattatatGAGAGCATCAGATATCCAGGTCTTGAACCGACTAAGCCTGGAGAAAAGCCGAGGGTGGTCGTTCTTGGTACCTGTTGGGTGGCTTGCTGGTTTATGAAGCGGCTTAATATGAATGTGTATGATGTCGTGTGCATTTCACCCTGAAATCACATGGTTTTCACTCGCCTTCTTCCGTCGAACTTTGGAGTTCCGTTCAGTGGGTGAGCCCATTAGCCGGATGCAGCCTGCTCTTGTGGCAAACCCCCAATTCGTACTTCTATTTGGCTCCCTGCACTGGAATTTGACGCTGACGAGCACGAAGTAAGTCGAACATCTGGCTATTCGGGATCTGCAGCTGGAATTTTCCTCCATGTTCTTCAATTAGCAATTGACAAACATCAGAAATTTATGATATACTGCGTAAACAATCGTCGAAGTACATTGTCCAAGCATTTGCATTTCCTTGTAGGCCCCCGGCTATAAAAGTCCCATGTGCGGTTACCTGGCAAATCAACTATACTAACAAATATCGACATGCATTGTCCCCAGTGTCAGACAAGTTGAAAAGTGTTTTAGGTACATACTATATAGTGAGATAAGGTAgaatttcatttcttcaacaTGATGGAACAGAAGTTGCACCTATAAGAAATATCAAATAACACTAGTTGTTCCAAATCCACCATGTTTTTCCCTTAGgattttctcttttgctaaATCCCATTGCTTACCGATCAAGGAACATGCCTACTTGCTTCGTGAGGTGAATCATGTCCAAGAAATCAGGAAGAGGCTTTTGTTGAACCTCATGCTCTCCGAAAATCCAGGTATTTTAATTCTACAACTATATGAATTGCGCTTACAGAGCAACCTTCAAAGTTTCATGAATAGAAGAAGATGCTCATTGTTTTCACTTACAGTTTCTCAATGATTAATGATCTTAACAAGGGtaagttgattttctttctcaagCTACCGTCATCTTTTCTAGCAGTTCATTGTGTTGCTGATCTAATGCTCGCTATGCTTAGTCAGGAGTTCATCTTAAAAGAGGCCCGGTGAAAGAGGTTCATGCGAAGAAAATCGTGCTGAATGATGGGACAGATGTTCCATACGCTCTCCTAGTCTGGTCCGCCAGCATTGGACCCTCAGATTTTGTCAAGTCACTTGAACTTCCCTAATCCCGCTGGTGAAACGTGAGGAGAAAagatctcttttctctcctttgccGCTTAAATCAACAACTTCGTGATAATCTCATTTTAGCATTTGACCATCTTCTAAGTAAATGATATGTCCTCTCAACTATTTCATATCAGAGTGTGTTGGCTAATCCAACCCAAAAGCTTAAAGTCAAAGATTGAGAGATGCcgcacacacacatataaagAGCAAATAAATCTCATAGTCAAATAATATGTGATCGAGTTTTCTTGAAGAGACGAGGCTAGTGCTTTAGCTCAGATCCAGTCAACCAATCTGACTCCTTTGAAGATTTGTCGCTGTTGCTTTTCGTTTGATCTCCACTCGTTTGATCGACAATCTTCATCTCCTTGCTCTACTTTGTACAAGATGTGGCATGAATCCTTCCCTTTGAAACTGTAATTGGTCATTCGGTATCTCTTTCTCATTGCATAAAGGGTTTCTTTCCTGGGAAATAATATGAATACTGATTTCTGAAACAGGTCGcggaaaggaaagggaaattcTTGGAGGAGCTGTTTCGTAGGATAGGAAGCAAAATGGAGGGAAGGCATTTTGCTTAAAAGACATACCTCTAGGAGACCCATTCGCGTGCAGGCATTTGGGAAGCATGGCTTCTGTTGGGCGTTACAAGGCGCTCGTCGATTTACGCCAGTCTAAGGTGCATAACATGCTACCATGCGAAACTTATGGTTTTCTTTCCCAATACCTAGTACTCTCTGATTCATGGAATCAATTGTCGTCACTTATGCAAACAGTCTTTTATGCAGGACGAAGGGGATATTGCACATAGGATTCATGAGCTGGCTGGTTTGGCATTCAGCTTATCTCACAAGGGTAGTCAGCTAGAGGAACAGGTTCTACATTGCAATGAACTGGGCGACAACTTCGGTATGTGGAAGAGACAACTCGAGAATAGGTTGACAATGGTAGAGACGCATTTTATGATGCATTGGGCTCTTTTTTGGGTGGAAAGGTTCATTTATTTGTAACACAAGTATTTAACATGGCTAGTAAAATAACGATGGTTTTGCACCAATACAACTTTTTTGTTGTGTAACTTTGGTTTTATTAGTTATAGAACACCATTTAACCAGCTGATTCGGTCCTTAGTTCCATGAAACTCGGTAGTGGCTAGGCCTAGGGTGGAGTAAGTTCTGGATTCCCGGGCGAAATGGGATCACCGGCTTGTGCTCTCCCTTAGTGATCACCACTTTAGTCATGATAACTGTTAATCCACATACTCAAGATTGATATGGTCAAGGGAAGTATCAACAACTCAAAAGATTCACTAAAAACGTACTCTATATATATGGAATGAAATTGGAAGACACGGCTTTTATATGCTTCCTGCTACTTGGGATGATAGTACTGCAACACGGCATACACTATTTGAATGATGCCTACAAGCGTAACTACAACAGCTAAGCCCGAAAGAGTTGACCATGGGTTGTCATGAAAAGCATTTAGGAGTTGTGCCCAGCAAAGATGAGCCCACTCATACTTAAAAGactcatttaaaaatgaaaagtgcG
This Eucalyptus grandis isolate ANBG69807.140 chromosome 7, ASM1654582v1, whole genome shotgun sequence DNA region includes the following protein-coding sequences:
- the LOC104445271 gene encoding SURP and G-patch domain-containing protein 1-like protein, which encodes MLYDQVLLNTGESCSTASADPIAMMEFYMKKAAQEERRRQPRQSKYEMPPPPSLQGPAKKGHHMGDFIPPEELERFLASCNDAFAQRLLERLLKGLGFWLIMLAISFCQKWGGKVRILEAPEVVLLIQSWLVK